Within Nakaseomyces glabratus chromosome G, complete sequence, the genomic segment CTTTTAGCACCAGGTCAAACCCCATCTTACCTTTCTTTGCGTTCTCGCCGAACCTCTGCACGCTCCACTCCTCGACTTTGTTGCAGAACCTGCCCAGCGTGCCACACACGCTGATCTGCGCCTCCTGCTTGAACACGGTCTTGTCCGGGTTCACAGCGTCCGGCATGTACTTCACGGTCTCGTACACCTTCATGATGTTCCAGAAGGTCAGGTTGCAACTCCGCATCGTCAGCGTCCGCGTGTCCAGGTCCACGGTAGACACCTCCCGCACATAGCTCTGCTTAGAGGCACCcaccaccagcagcacCCACCGCGGCACACTCTGCTTGACAGTGATCAACCGCTCCGTCACCAGCTGCCTCCCGCTCGCAGACAGCTCCCGCCTCAGCACATCCACAGCAACCACATGCGTAGACACCTCGTTCGGATACTTGTTCCAGTTCGCAGCAGTAACCTGATCCCACGGATACGCAAACTCGCATGTATTCTGAAATAGTCTCATTATCGTCTGTTCTAGTTCTAGTTCTAGTTCTAGTTCTAGTTCTAGTTCTAGTTCTAGTTCTAGTTCTTGTACTTGTACTTGTAGTTCCTGTACTTGTAGTCAAATCTGTTTCGAGCCtcttatatacttttccGAGACAAATTTTCAGCACCCCCCCGGGAAAGGCCCACGCACATCTCTGAGCTAATACCCGCAAACTCCCGTCAAATCCCATTGGATCAAGAAGTCTAGAAAATTGTGCGGCCTGCTCTGTGGAGATCCGTCACAGATCCCTGTCTGCAGACGGAAATCCAGGGATCTCCGAGAAGTCGGTGCACAAGCAGTTTCCTACgttgtattatattgtattgaatagtatattatattgtattGTGTTGTATAGTATTGTATTGTCTtgtattataatatattatattgtattgtattgtattgtattatattgtattgaatagtatattatattgtattgtattgtattgtattatattgtattgaatagtatattatattgaattgtattatattatattgtattgtattgtatatTATCACTCTGTTAGAGAGTCTATTAATGTATTATGTATTAGGTTTTGTATTAGGTTGTGTATTAGGTTGTGTATCAGATCATTTGTATTGGATCATTTGTATTAGATCACCTGTATCTATAATTACAACTTCTGGGTCCCCGGGGC encodes:
- a CDS encoding PRELI/slowmo family protein (CAGL0G08195g~Ortholog(s) have role in cardiolipin metabolic process, cell-abiotic substrate adhesion, cristae formation, negative regulation of phosphatidylcholine biosynthetic process, phosphatidylethanolamine metabolic process, phospholipid transport), whose amino-acid sequence is MRLFQNTCEFAYPWDQVTAANWNKYPNEVSTHVVAVDVLRRELSASGRQLVTERLITVKQSVPRWVLLVVGASKQSYVREVSTVDLDTRTLTMRSCNLTFWNIMKVYETVKYMPDAVNPDKTVFKQEAQISVCGTLGRFCNKVEEWSVQRFGENAKKGKMGFDLVLKVFNEHWNQINSDIENVFNETVEDVRSTAGNLIKETERTYSNILGTNQEIFSEAFNKK